A single window of Syntrophus aciditrophicus SB DNA harbors:
- a CDS encoding glutamate synthase-related protein: MESMEKLTPSALNTKDLPWLILWDKEKCALCGRCTAVCPVQAIEPAVFRKRVVSVQPGLAEKPGHLYSIYHGIRQKTDPAHFCIGCGMCDFVCPNGAIQPVRNEEQDKLRFHLNSGGAPRRRGGRRNVPRSLLDEIKFIRISMLTDPALDAGRHEFELRTLLGRILPPEEILKVSRENGWIPPVREIYPLVVGSMSFGALSPNMWEGLQMGVAYLNEELGMPVRMATGEGGCPPRLLRSRFLKYVILQIASGYFGWDEIIRTLPEMKEDPCAIEIKYGQGAKPGDGGLLMWYKVNKLIAAIRGVPSGINLPSPPTHQTQYSIEESVAKMIQSMSMAWGFRVPVYPKISATSTALAVLNNLTRNPYASALAIDGEDGGTGAAYHVSMNSMGHPIASNIRDAYLTLVKLGKQNEIPLFAGGGIGKNGNLAANAAALIMLGASGVQVGKVLMQAAAGCVGSETDRCNICNIGLCPKGITSQDPRLYRRLDPEKVAERLVDVFVSFDTELKKIVAPLGRSTSLPIGMSDALGIADNHAARRLGISYVI; the protein is encoded by the coding sequence ATGGAATCAATGGAAAAACTTACCCCTTCAGCATTAAATACAAAAGACCTTCCCTGGCTGATTCTCTGGGATAAGGAAAAATGCGCCTTATGCGGCCGGTGTACGGCCGTATGTCCGGTTCAGGCCATCGAGCCCGCTGTCTTCCGGAAGCGGGTTGTTTCGGTGCAGCCGGGACTCGCCGAAAAACCGGGGCATCTGTATTCGATCTATCACGGAATCCGCCAGAAAACCGATCCGGCCCATTTCTGCATCGGCTGCGGAATGTGCGATTTCGTCTGTCCCAATGGGGCTATCCAGCCGGTACGCAATGAAGAGCAGGATAAACTCCGATTTCATCTCAATTCAGGCGGAGCGCCCCGCCGTCGCGGTGGACGCCGCAATGTGCCGAGAAGTCTTCTCGATGAAATCAAATTTATCAGGATTTCCATGCTCACCGACCCGGCCCTCGATGCCGGACGACACGAATTTGAACTGCGAACGCTGCTGGGCCGCATTCTTCCTCCCGAGGAGATTCTGAAGGTCTCCCGGGAAAACGGCTGGATTCCCCCCGTCCGGGAAATCTACCCCCTCGTGGTGGGCAGCATGTCCTTCGGGGCTCTTTCCCCCAACATGTGGGAGGGTCTCCAGATGGGTGTGGCCTATCTGAATGAGGAACTGGGCATGCCCGTGCGCATGGCCACCGGAGAAGGGGGCTGTCCGCCGCGTCTGCTCCGTTCGCGGTTTCTGAAATACGTGATCCTTCAGATTGCAAGCGGCTATTTCGGCTGGGATGAAATTATCCGCACTCTGCCGGAAATGAAGGAGGATCCCTGCGCCATCGAAATCAAATATGGACAGGGCGCAAAACCGGGCGATGGCGGACTGCTGATGTGGTATAAGGTCAATAAACTGATTGCCGCGATTCGGGGTGTGCCGTCGGGCATCAATCTGCCCAGCCCCCCGACACACCAGACGCAGTATTCCATCGAAGAATCCGTGGCCAAGATGATTCAGTCCATGTCCATGGCCTGGGGATTCCGGGTTCCCGTCTATCCGAAGATCTCGGCGACGAGCACGGCCCTGGCGGTTCTCAACAATCTGACGCGCAATCCCTATGCTTCGGCACTGGCGATTGACGGCGAAGACGGGGGCACCGGCGCGGCCTACCATGTTTCGATGAATTCCATGGGACACCCCATTGCCAGCAATATCCGGGATGCCTACCTTACCCTGGTCAAACTCGGCAAACAGAACGAAATTCCTCTCTTTGCCGGCGGCGGCATCGGCAAGAACGGAAATCTGGCGGCCAATGCCGCGGCCCTGATCATGCTGGGGGCCAGCGGTGTGCAGGTGGGCAAAGTCCTTATGCAGGCAGCGGCGGGATGCGTCGGTTCAGAGACGGACCGGTGCAACATCTGTAATATCGGCCTCTGCCCGAAAGGGATCACCTCGCAGGATCCCCGATTATACCGGCGGCTTGATCCGGAAAAAGTGGCGGAGCGTCTCGTGGATGTCTTTGTCAGCTTCGACACGGAATTGAAAAAGATTGTCGCGCCGCTGGGACGGTCCACTTCCCTGCCCATCGGCATGTCCGACGCCCTGGGCATCGCGGACAACCATGCCGCCCGGCGGCTGGGGATTTCATATGTCATTTGA
- a CDS encoding FAD-dependent oxidoreductase, with protein sequence MSFEPTQILSGMENGLRVDSRILEERVQAAVRDGHRRIEISAHGQHGIGGRLWQAGEEEIHLRVRGMSGQRLGSMGFPGTRIEVCGPVSDDVGWLNAGARIIVHGHATNGAGNAMAQGKIYIAGNIGARGMTMTKHNPRFDPPEMWILGSAGDSFAEFMAGGTAVICGHDPQNPSNVLGYRPCVGMVGGKIYFRGLHQGFSKHNARLTNLTDEEWQWLISGLRDFLSEIERMNLFDRLTADRTAWQLLAARKPYEKVAVESRPINRFRREIWETELGAGGLIGDLTDLDRSPIDVITTGALRRYVPLWENGRYLPPCQANCPTGIPVQERWRLIREGHIAEAVNLSLRYTPFPTAVCGYLCPNLCMEHCTRQAENLPPLDVTLLGKASLQAEMPRPEPSTKHRIAVIGGGPAGLSVAWQLWMKGHEPVVYEKEEKPGGKMTATIPRSRIPDEVLNHELQRIREVIEFVSLEQPLTVERFMQIRDSSDFVVIAVGAQKPATLNIPGHERALTALDFLRLCKQDGIQPGRRVVIIGAGNVGCDAATEAARLGATDITLIDIQEPASFGRERQHAEAAGARFLWPRFAKAIANDGVELEDGEFLPADTVIFAVGDRPDLSFVPDEIIRERGFLQVDDRFQSSAPRVFAVGDVVRPGLLTEAIGAGRIAADTIDGRIRGRKETMGQLQPMPAERVKMAYFEPWLPENADVTAWSRVCASCGSCRDCGLCEAICPQNAIFRLDKSSGAFEYRSRAERCIGCGFCAGVCPTGVWRLVENEPLE encoded by the coding sequence ATGTCCTTTGAACCGACACAAATTCTCTCCGGAATGGAAAACGGGCTTCGCGTAGATTCCCGGATCCTCGAGGAGCGCGTTCAGGCCGCGGTGCGCGACGGTCATCGGAGGATTGAAATTTCCGCCCATGGCCAGCACGGCATCGGCGGCCGCCTCTGGCAGGCGGGCGAAGAAGAAATCCACCTCCGCGTTCGAGGCATGTCCGGTCAGCGTTTGGGGTCCATGGGTTTTCCCGGGACCCGCATCGAGGTCTGCGGACCCGTTTCCGATGACGTCGGCTGGCTCAACGCGGGAGCCCGGATTATCGTCCACGGCCATGCCACCAATGGAGCGGGAAACGCCATGGCCCAGGGAAAAATTTACATCGCCGGCAACATCGGCGCCCGGGGAATGACCATGACCAAGCACAATCCCCGCTTCGATCCCCCCGAGATGTGGATCCTAGGTTCCGCCGGCGATTCCTTCGCGGAATTCATGGCGGGGGGAACAGCCGTAATCTGCGGGCATGATCCTCAGAACCCGTCCAATGTTCTGGGATATCGTCCCTGCGTGGGCATGGTGGGCGGAAAGATTTACTTTCGCGGACTCCATCAGGGATTCAGCAAGCATAACGCCCGCCTGACGAATCTTACAGACGAGGAATGGCAATGGCTGATTTCGGGATTGCGGGATTTTCTCTCCGAAATTGAGAGGATGAACCTTTTTGATCGCCTGACGGCGGATCGGACCGCCTGGCAGCTTCTCGCCGCCCGGAAGCCCTATGAAAAAGTTGCCGTTGAATCCCGTCCCATAAACCGGTTCCGCCGGGAAATCTGGGAAACCGAACTGGGTGCGGGCGGACTGATCGGGGATCTGACCGATCTGGACCGGAGTCCCATCGACGTGATTACGACGGGAGCCCTCCGCCGCTATGTTCCCCTGTGGGAAAATGGCCGCTATCTGCCCCCCTGTCAGGCAAACTGCCCGACAGGCATCCCGGTTCAGGAGCGCTGGCGGTTGATCCGGGAAGGGCATATTGCGGAAGCCGTCAATCTGTCCCTGCGCTACACCCCTTTCCCGACGGCGGTCTGCGGCTATCTCTGTCCGAATCTCTGCATGGAGCACTGCACACGCCAGGCGGAAAATCTTCCTCCCCTGGATGTCACGCTGCTGGGGAAAGCCAGCCTGCAGGCGGAAATGCCCCGGCCTGAGCCTTCCACGAAACACCGGATTGCCGTGATCGGCGGCGGACCGGCGGGTCTTTCCGTGGCCTGGCAGCTCTGGATGAAGGGGCACGAGCCGGTTGTCTATGAAAAAGAAGAAAAGCCGGGCGGCAAGATGACCGCCACGATTCCCCGCAGCCGCATACCTGACGAAGTTCTGAACCATGAATTGCAGCGAATCCGGGAGGTGATCGAGTTCGTTTCTCTTGAGCAGCCCCTGACGGTGGAAAGATTCATGCAGATTCGCGACTCTTCTGATTTTGTCGTGATTGCCGTGGGCGCTCAGAAACCAGCCACCCTGAATATTCCCGGCCATGAACGGGCCTTGACCGCCCTGGATTTCCTGCGGCTCTGCAAGCAGGACGGCATTCAGCCCGGTCGGCGGGTCGTCATTATCGGCGCCGGCAACGTGGGGTGCGACGCGGCCACGGAGGCGGCCCGGCTGGGGGCAACGGACATCACCCTGATCGATATTCAGGAACCGGCATCCTTTGGCCGGGAGCGGCAGCACGCCGAGGCCGCGGGGGCCCGTTTCCTCTGGCCGCGCTTTGCGAAGGCCATTGCCAATGACGGCGTAGAGCTCGAAGATGGAGAATTCCTCCCGGCGGATACGGTGATTTTCGCCGTAGGGGATCGTCCGGACCTGTCCTTCGTCCCGGACGAAATTATCCGGGAAAGGGGGTTCCTTCAGGTGGACGACCGTTTTCAGAGCAGCGCCCCCCGGGTCTTTGCAGTGGGAGACGTCGTCCGTCCGGGATTGTTGACCGAGGCCATCGGGGCGGGTCGGATCGCAGCGGACACCATCGATGGACGAATTCGCGGCAGAAAAGAAACAATGGGCCAGTTGCAGCCGATGCCTGCTGAGCGGGTCAAGATGGCCTATTTCGAACCCTGGCTGCCGGAAAACGCGGATGTGACAGCCTGGTCAAGAGTCTGCGCCTCCTGTGGCTCGTGCCGGGATTGCGGACTCTGTGAAGCGATCTGTCCGCAGAATGCCATTTTCCGCCTGGATAAAAGCAGCGGGGCTTTTGAATACCGGAGCCGGGCGGAGCGGTGCATCGGATGCGGTTTCTGCGCTGGGGTCTGTCCGACAGGCGTCTGGCGACTGGTGGAAAACGAACCCCTGGAATAA
- a CDS encoding glutamine synthetase family protein, which translates to MFNCKTKEEVLQIVKEQNVSFIQFWFTDVLGVQKVFSVTPSELKEGLEEGMGFDGSSIQGFCRIEESDMIAMPDPTTFQLISWRPSDRPVARMICDILKPDGSPYEGDPRYVLKRMLKKIADQGYIFYVGPELEFFYFTSDRAPEYLDRGGYFDGLPVDLATDLRRQTIFALQEMGIRVEYSHHEVAPSQHEIDLRYDEALCMADKVMTYRTTVKEIARQNGVYASFMPKPIFGENGSGMHTHQSLFVGDKNAFFDSGDKYQLSALAKHYIAGLMKHAPEITAICNQWVNSYKRLVPGYEAPVYVSWARRNRSAMIRVPMYKPGKENATRIEFRSPDPACNPYLAFAVMLAAGLKGVEKAYKLPDPVEEDIFEMNEKAREQAGITSLPGSLYEAIVEVSQSELVRETLGDHIFEKFVENKKVEWDRFRTHVSRFEIERYLPML; encoded by the coding sequence ATGTTCAACTGTAAAACGAAAGAGGAAGTATTGCAGATCGTTAAAGAACAAAATGTCAGTTTCATTCAGTTCTGGTTTACCGATGTCCTCGGAGTGCAGAAAGTTTTCAGCGTCACCCCTTCGGAACTGAAGGAAGGACTGGAGGAAGGAATGGGATTTGACGGATCCTCCATTCAGGGATTCTGCCGCATCGAGGAGAGCGACATGATTGCCATGCCCGATCCGACGACCTTTCAACTCATATCCTGGCGGCCGTCGGATCGACCGGTAGCGCGGATGATCTGCGATATCCTGAAACCTGACGGGTCTCCCTATGAAGGGGATCCCCGCTATGTCCTCAAGCGGATGCTCAAGAAAATCGCGGATCAGGGCTACATCTTCTATGTCGGCCCGGAACTGGAGTTCTTTTATTTCACCAGCGACAGAGCCCCGGAATATCTCGACAGGGGTGGATATTTCGACGGCCTTCCCGTGGACCTGGCCACGGACCTGCGGCGGCAGACCATCTTCGCCCTCCAGGAGATGGGAATCCGGGTCGAATATTCCCATCATGAGGTGGCGCCGAGCCAACACGAGATCGATCTTCGATATGACGAGGCCCTCTGCATGGCGGACAAGGTGATGACCTACAGGACAACGGTCAAGGAAATCGCCCGGCAGAACGGCGTCTACGCCTCTTTCATGCCCAAGCCGATCTTCGGGGAAAACGGCAGCGGGATGCATACCCATCAGTCCCTGTTTGTCGGGGACAAAAACGCTTTTTTCGACAGCGGGGACAAGTATCAGCTCTCCGCTCTTGCGAAGCACTACATTGCCGGACTCATGAAGCATGCCCCGGAGATTACGGCGATCTGCAATCAATGGGTAAATTCCTACAAACGGCTTGTGCCGGGCTACGAAGCGCCGGTTTATGTCTCCTGGGCGCGCCGCAACCGGTCCGCCATGATCCGCGTCCCCATGTACAAACCGGGCAAGGAAAATGCGACCCGGATCGAGTTCCGCTCCCCCGATCCCGCCTGCAATCCCTATCTGGCCTTTGCCGTCATGCTGGCAGCCGGTCTGAAGGGCGTGGAGAAGGCCTATAAACTGCCGGATCCGGTGGAAGAGGATATCTTCGAAATGAATGAAAAAGCCCGCGAACAGGCCGGGATCACCTCCCTGCCGGGCAGTCTGTATGAAGCGATCGTAGAGGTTTCCCAGAGTGAACTGGTCAGGGAGACCCTGGGGGATCATATCTTCGAGAAGTTCGTAGAGAACAAAAAGGTGGAGTGGGACCGGTTCCGCACACATGTCAGCCGGTTTGAAATTGAACGCTATCTGCCGATGCTTTAA
- the carA gene encoding glutamine-hydrolyzing carbamoyl-phosphate synthase small subunit — protein sequence MTLLRKQKPALLVLEDGCVFRGEAFAGEGEVLGEVVFNTGMTGYQEVLTDPSYKGQIVAMTYPLIGNYGINPEDMEAAGISLEGFIVREYSDFPSNWRSRQSLKTFMESQGKLGVEGLDCRALTRRLRVSGAMRGILTTEIQDVEILLQRVRAYPGLVGQDLVRTVTCQEPYRWVRGSVQPADRDRRPEEGKNLRVVVLDCGVKYNILRCLEAEGCEVIVVPACSSDEQILSWSPDGLLLSNGPGDPAALPYIVATVRQLLGKVPIFGICLGHQILGQAVGGRTEKLKFGHHGINQPVKHRLSGRVEITSQNHGFVVVPESLPADLEKTHDNLNDGTSEGIAYPSLGAFSVQYHPEAAPGPQDASYLFKQFVKLITSEKGNKLRTPS from the coding sequence ATGACCCTGCTGAGAAAACAGAAACCCGCGCTCCTGGTTCTGGAAGACGGGTGTGTCTTTCGGGGAGAAGCCTTCGCGGGTGAGGGCGAAGTCCTGGGAGAGGTCGTCTTCAATACCGGGATGACGGGCTACCAGGAGGTTCTGACCGATCCATCCTACAAGGGGCAGATCGTCGCCATGACCTATCCGCTGATCGGCAACTACGGGATCAATCCCGAGGATATGGAAGCAGCGGGAATTTCTCTGGAGGGGTTTATCGTCCGGGAATATTCGGATTTCCCGAGTAACTGGCGATCCCGGCAGAGCCTGAAGACCTTTATGGAATCCCAGGGCAAGCTGGGTGTCGAGGGACTGGACTGCCGCGCCCTGACACGGCGTCTTCGCGTTTCCGGGGCGATGCGCGGCATTCTGACCACGGAAATCCAGGACGTGGAGATTCTGCTCCAGCGGGTGCGGGCATATCCCGGTCTTGTCGGGCAGGACCTGGTCAGGACCGTAACGTGTCAAGAGCCGTACCGATGGGTGCGCGGGAGCGTTCAGCCGGCTGACCGGGACCGGAGGCCGGAGGAAGGCAAGAATCTCCGGGTGGTCGTTCTGGATTGCGGCGTCAAATACAATATCCTGCGCTGTCTGGAGGCGGAAGGCTGCGAGGTGATCGTCGTCCCCGCCTGCTCTTCCGATGAACAGATTCTGTCCTGGTCTCCTGACGGGCTGCTCCTGTCCAACGGTCCGGGCGATCCGGCTGCACTGCCTTATATCGTGGCCACCGTCCGGCAATTGCTGGGGAAAGTTCCGATCTTCGGCATCTGCCTGGGACATCAGATCCTGGGACAGGCTGTCGGCGGCCGCACCGAAAAATTGAAGTTCGGCCATCACGGGATCAATCAACCGGTGAAACACCGCCTGTCGGGCCGGGTGGAAATCACCTCCCAGAATCACGGATTTGTCGTTGTGCCGGAATCCCTTCCCGCGGATCTGGAAAAAACGCATGACAATCTCAATGACGGGACATCGGAAGGAATCGCTTATCCGTCTCTGGGGGCGTTCAGCGTCCAGTATCACCCCGAAGCGGCGCCGGGGCCGCAGGATGCATCCTATCTTTTCAAACAGTTTGTAAAACTAATCACATCAGAGAAGGGAAACAAGCTTAGGACCCCTTCCTGA
- the guaA gene encoding glutamine-hydrolyzing GMP synthase → MILIIDFGSQYNQLIARRVRELEVYCQIEPPEIALETIKALQPEGIILSGGPASIYEPKSPKVDKGIFDLNIPILGICYGLQYMVDSLGGKVIRSAKREYGFAQLHIVREGKGIFAGVTENTRCWMSHGDTIDQLPAGFAITASTANTPAAAMEDPVRRLYGLQFHPEVVHTPEGKKMLENFLFSVCGCRKSWTMASFIRDSVEEIRSTVGDRKVVLGLSGGVDSSVAALLLHQAIGNQLTCVFVDNGLLRQGEAEKVRSLFKQHFHMNVRFARAKAQFLDALKGIVDPERKRKIIGRVFVEVFDQEARKIRDVDYLAQGTLYPDVIESRSAFGGPSAVIKSHHNVGGLPRRMKLKLIEPLKHLFKDEVRLLGRELGLSDDMIWRHPFPGPGLGIRIIGEVTDKRLSLLRKADAILLEEIKAADYYGRLWQSFVVLLPLKSVGIMGDQRTYEHIAAIRAVTSDDAMTADWARLPHDLLGKIANRIINEVRGINRVVYDISSKPPSTIEWE, encoded by the coding sequence TTGATTCTTATTATTGATTTCGGTTCTCAATACAACCAGCTGATCGCCCGGCGCGTGCGGGAGCTGGAGGTGTACTGCCAGATTGAACCCCCGGAAATTGCGCTGGAAACGATCAAGGCTCTGCAGCCGGAAGGGATTATTCTCTCCGGAGGTCCGGCGAGCATCTACGAACCCAAAAGTCCGAAGGTGGACAAGGGGATTTTCGACTTGAACATCCCGATCCTGGGCATCTGTTACGGCCTGCAGTACATGGTTGACTCCCTGGGTGGCAAAGTGATCCGGTCGGCAAAGCGGGAATACGGGTTTGCCCAGCTCCACATTGTTCGGGAGGGAAAGGGAATCTTTGCGGGGGTAACGGAAAACACCCGCTGCTGGATGAGTCATGGCGATACGATCGACCAGTTGCCCGCAGGCTTCGCGATCACGGCCTCTACGGCCAATACCCCCGCCGCGGCGATGGAAGATCCGGTTCGGCGGCTTTACGGCCTGCAGTTCCACCCCGAAGTGGTTCATACGCCGGAAGGGAAAAAGATGCTGGAAAATTTCCTCTTTTCCGTCTGCGGCTGCCGGAAGAGCTGGACCATGGCGTCCTTCATCCGGGATTCCGTGGAAGAGATCCGGTCAACCGTTGGAGACCGGAAGGTCGTCCTTGGTCTGAGCGGCGGCGTGGATTCTTCCGTGGCGGCGCTGCTTCTTCATCAGGCCATCGGCAATCAGTTGACCTGTGTTTTTGTCGATAACGGCCTCCTGCGGCAGGGAGAGGCGGAAAAGGTCCGATCGCTCTTCAAACAGCATTTTCACATGAATGTCCGCTTCGCCCGGGCCAAGGCCCAGTTTCTCGATGCCCTGAAAGGCATCGTGGATCCTGAACGGAAGCGCAAGATCATTGGCCGAGTCTTTGTCGAAGTCTTTGATCAGGAAGCGCGAAAAATCCGGGATGTGGATTATCTGGCACAGGGGACCCTCTATCCCGACGTGATCGAATCCCGTTCCGCCTTCGGCGGTCCAAGTGCGGTGATCAAGTCCCACCATAACGTGGGCGGACTCCCCCGGCGGATGAAACTGAAGCTGATCGAGCCGCTGAAACACCTTTTCAAGGATGAGGTGCGCCTCCTCGGCAGGGAGCTGGGACTCTCCGACGACATGATCTGGCGGCACCCCTTCCCCGGCCCCGGTCTGGGCATCCGGATCATCGGCGAGGTGACGGACAAACGGCTGTCCCTCCTCCGCAAGGCCGATGCCATCCTGCTGGAGGAGATCAAGGCCGCCGATTACTATGGCCGGCTCTGGCAGTCATTCGTCGTCCTGCTTCCCCTGAAAAGCGTCGGGATTATGGGCGATCAGCGAACCTATGAACATATCGCGGCCATCCGGGCCGTCACCAGCGATGACGCCATGACGGCGGACTGGGCGCGGCTTCCTCATGATCTGCTGGGAAAGATTGCCAATCGGATCATCAACGAGGTCCGGGGAATCAATCGCGTGGTCTACGATATCAGCTCCAAACCACCCAGCACGATTGAATGGGAATAA